From a region of the Rouxiella sp. S1S-2 genome:
- the hemX gene encoding uroporphyrinogen-III C-methyltransferase gives MTEQKNPSAKVEDTTTAVESPQQPDAAFRETVQKEKRTGPILGAIAIVLVIALGVGIYYHGHQQAQADAASNEELQAQIASLKSSQQQDKQQIDTLLGQQDKSLQEASRQQASFSRQLSELQDKVASISGSDAKTWMLSQADFLVKLAGRKLWSDQDVTTAAALLKSADASLADMNDPSLIEVRKAINEDVGSLSAVTQVDFDGIILKVNQLSNQVDNLRLADNDTDDSPMDSDGGELSSSLTEWRQNLSKSWHSFMSDFITIRRRDTSAEPLLAPNQDVYLRENIRSRLLIAAQAVPRHQNEIYKQSLETVSTWVRAYFDTSDPTTKAFLADLDTLSQQSISMDVPDQLKSQPMLDKLMQTRVRNLLQQPAAATTAKQGE, from the coding sequence ATGACGGAACAAAAAAATCCTTCCGCAAAGGTAGAAGATACAACAACTGCGGTTGAGAGCCCCCAACAGCCAGATGCTGCTTTTCGTGAAACCGTACAAAAGGAAAAACGTACGGGCCCAATCTTGGGTGCCATTGCCATTGTGTTGGTGATTGCTCTCGGCGTGGGTATTTATTATCACGGACACCAACAGGCGCAGGCTGACGCGGCGAGCAATGAGGAACTGCAGGCGCAAATCGCCAGCCTCAAAAGCAGCCAACAGCAGGACAAACAGCAAATTGACACCCTGCTCGGCCAACAAGACAAATCTCTGCAGGAAGCCTCGCGCCAGCAGGCCTCATTCAGCCGCCAGTTAAGCGAGCTGCAGGACAAAGTCGCCAGCATCTCCGGCAGCGATGCCAAAACCTGGATGCTGTCACAGGCCGATTTCTTGGTGAAACTGGCCGGTAGAAAACTGTGGAGCGATCAGGACGTCACCACGGCGGCCGCGTTGCTGAAAAGCGCCGATGCCAGCCTGGCAGACATGAATGACCCCAGCCTGATTGAAGTACGTAAGGCCATTAATGAAGACGTCGGCAGCCTTTCCGCGGTGACACAGGTTGATTTCGACGGCATCATTTTGAAGGTTAACCAGCTTTCCAATCAGGTAGATAATCTGCGTCTGGCCGACAACGACACCGATGATTCACCGATGGACAGTGACGGCGGCGAGCTTTCCAGCTCTCTGACCGAATGGCGTCAAAATCTCAGCAAAAGCTGGCACAGCTTTATGTCGGATTTTATTACTATCCGCCGCCGTGATACCAGTGCAGAACCTTTGCTGGCACCGAATCAGGACGTTTATCTGCGCGAAAACATCCGCTCTCGTCTGCTGATTGCCGCGCAGGCCGTGCCGCGCCATCAGAATGAAATCTACAAACAGTCGCTGGAAACCGTATCGACCTGGGTTCGCGCCTATTTTGATACCTCGGACCCAACGACCAAAGCATTTCTGGCCGACCTCGATACCCTGAGCCAGCAGTCTATTTCGATGGACGTACCAGACCAGCTGAAAAGCCAGCCAATGCTGGATAAACTGATGCAAACGCGCGTGCGTAACCTGCTTCAGCAGCCCGCGGCCGCGACCACCGCCAAACAGGGGGAATAA
- the hemY gene encoding protoheme IX biogenesis protein HemY — protein sequence MLRVLILFLIVIAGIVVGPMLAGHQGYVLIQTDNYNVETSVTGLVIMAILLFVVLFFIEWILRRLFRTGARTRGWFVGRKRSKARKQTQRAMIKLAEGDHRQMEKLLARNADHAEQPMVNYLLAAEAASQRGDEIRTNQYLERAAEIADTDQLPVDITRVRIQLAQGEIHAARHGVDRLIALSPRHPEILRLAEQAYMRTGAYGSLMEILPSMAKADIYDDEQLQVVQERAYVGMMDQLMSEEGSEGLKRWWKDQSRKTRHEPALQVAMAIHLIQCNDHDLAQEVILDGLKRQYDERLVALMPKLKSGNPEQLEKFLRQSIKQNGATPLLNSTLGQILLKHGEWLQASDAFREALKQRPDAYDFAWLADALDKLHKPAEAAEMRHQGLMLTINNSQQ from the coding sequence ATGCTACGTGTTCTCATACTGTTTTTGATTGTCATTGCCGGGATTGTCGTTGGCCCAATGCTCGCGGGCCATCAGGGCTATGTGCTTATCCAGACTGACAATTACAACGTTGAAACCAGCGTTACGGGCTTGGTTATTATGGCCATTCTGCTGTTTGTGGTGCTGTTCTTTATTGAATGGATACTGCGTCGCCTGTTCCGCACTGGCGCACGCACCCGCGGCTGGTTTGTTGGCCGTAAACGTTCAAAAGCACGCAAGCAAACTCAGCGCGCCATGATCAAACTGGCCGAGGGTGACCATCGCCAGATGGAAAAACTGTTGGCGCGCAATGCCGATCACGCCGAACAGCCGATGGTTAACTATCTGCTCGCTGCCGAAGCGGCCTCGCAGCGTGGCGACGAGATTCGCACCAATCAGTATCTAGAGCGCGCCGCCGAGATTGCTGATACTGACCAGTTGCCGGTGGACATCACCCGCGTGCGTATTCAACTGGCGCAGGGAGAAATTCATGCAGCACGTCACGGCGTCGACCGCCTGATTGCCCTGTCGCCTCGACACCCGGAAATACTGCGTCTGGCTGAACAGGCCTATATGCGCACCGGTGCCTATGGGTCGCTGATGGAAATTTTACCGTCAATGGCAAAAGCCGACATCTATGACGATGAGCAGCTGCAGGTCGTGCAGGAAAGAGCCTACGTCGGGATGATGGACCAGCTGATGTCGGAAGAAGGCAGCGAAGGGCTTAAGCGCTGGTGGAAGGATCAGAGCCGTAAAACCCGCCATGAGCCTGCTTTGCAGGTGGCGATGGCAATCCATCTGATTCAGTGCAACGACCACGATTTGGCTCAGGAGGTTATTCTCGACGGGCTGAAACGCCAGTACGACGAACGTCTGGTGGCGCTGATGCCGAAGCTGAAATCTGGCAATCCGGAGCAGCTTGAAAAGTTCCTGCGTCAATCTATTAAGCAAAACGGCGCTACGCCGCTGCTGAACAGCACGCTGGGGCAGATTCTGCTCAAGCACGGGGAATGGTTGCAGGCCAGTGACGCGTTCCGTGAGGCGCTTAAACAACGTCCGGATGCCTACGATTTTGCCTGGCTGGCGGATGCGTTGGATAAACTGCATAAGCCGGCAGAGGCTGCGGAAATGCGTCATCAAGGACTGATGCTGACGATTAATAATTCGCAGCAGTAA
- a CDS encoding glycoside hydrolase family 3 C-terminal domain-containing protein: MKINKIGLLTAFTLLSAPALAVPQLTDAASIPAVVSAMTLQEKAAFVSGTGMNNATNVAGAAGSTLAIPRLGVPQIVFADGPIGVRLGAGPTGGEKRFATGFPVSVAMAATWDPALIQHVGGAIGEEARSYGVDLMLGPAINIQRNPLNGRNFEYFTEDPLLNAMITAAYINGMQAEGVGAVVKHFAANNQETRRQTVNEIISDRALREIYFPGFEYVMDHAQPWAVMSSYPAINGTPSSQNPWLLKEVLRKQWKFNGFVMSDWYGVTDPVRSLLAGNDLNMPGGLSEKETPFLRRNTDPKEVVLAALNSGEITPQQIDENIKNILNIIIKTHRFKTHSAPVAAAIGDRSALARQAAADSMVLLKNQSQTLPVPANLRIAGFGHNIDNFYVVGGGSAEVNIDPKRLVTLPQGLKNAGLTLIDNLGGHKLDEQASDDIINRAAQASDMALISIGRSSTEGADRYSMAMHGDEVAMIEKVAAAFHRQHKKVTVLLNVGSPIEINGWEDNADAVLLTWQPGEQAGNAVADILTGKVNPSGKLPLTFPKRLEDSPSYGNYPGNAKTVNYGEGIYVGYRYFDTRRIAPMYPFGYGLSYSIIEYGKITPQSPQFNIDKQGSVQVSISLKNTSKIAAKEVVQLYVHDDASRLDRPMQELKAFQKVSLPAGEEKSVTFSLDKRAFSYYDADKGDWVLEPGKFTLRIGSSSRDIRVETPLLVISKTPAFSFNTPWIDIQTYEKAATIVASVIGDDATNAWIEGSSTLGEKLDEALKLNPEFAQDASKLQDEKQAILKQVNTL; encoded by the coding sequence ATGAAGATCAATAAAATTGGCCTGTTAACCGCCTTTACCCTGTTGTCTGCCCCCGCACTGGCCGTGCCGCAGTTAACCGATGCCGCCTCAATACCTGCCGTAGTTTCCGCCATGACACTGCAAGAGAAAGCCGCCTTTGTGTCGGGTACCGGTATGAACAACGCGACGAACGTTGCCGGTGCGGCAGGCTCAACGCTGGCAATCCCACGTTTGGGTGTTCCACAGATTGTCTTTGCCGATGGGCCAATTGGTGTGCGGTTAGGCGCTGGTCCGACCGGCGGCGAGAAACGTTTTGCCACCGGATTTCCAGTATCCGTTGCGATGGCCGCCACTTGGGACCCGGCTCTTATTCAGCACGTAGGCGGCGCTATTGGTGAAGAGGCCAGGTCCTACGGTGTTGATTTGATGTTAGGACCCGCCATTAACATTCAGCGCAACCCGCTTAATGGCCGTAACTTCGAGTATTTCACCGAAGATCCCCTTCTTAACGCCATGATTACTGCCGCCTATATTAACGGGATGCAGGCAGAAGGCGTCGGGGCGGTGGTCAAACATTTTGCCGCTAACAACCAAGAAACGCGCCGCCAAACGGTGAACGAGATTATTTCTGACCGCGCACTGCGCGAGATCTATTTCCCCGGTTTTGAATATGTCATGGATCACGCCCAGCCGTGGGCAGTGATGAGCTCTTATCCGGCCATTAACGGCACGCCTTCGTCGCAGAATCCTTGGTTGCTGAAAGAGGTCCTGCGCAAGCAGTGGAAATTCAACGGCTTCGTGATGTCCGATTGGTATGGTGTGACCGATCCAGTGAGGTCATTGCTGGCGGGCAATGATCTTAATATGCCCGGCGGCCTGTCTGAAAAGGAGACGCCTTTTCTACGCCGTAACACCGACCCTAAAGAGGTCGTGTTGGCAGCATTGAATTCCGGTGAAATCACTCCGCAGCAGATAGACGAAAATATTAAAAATATTTTAAATATCATCATCAAGACCCACCGTTTTAAAACACATTCTGCGCCTGTCGCCGCTGCGATTGGCGATCGCTCAGCGTTGGCGCGTCAGGCCGCAGCCGATTCGATGGTTTTGCTGAAAAACCAGTCGCAGACCCTGCCAGTGCCGGCCAATCTGCGTATTGCCGGCTTTGGCCATAATATTGATAATTTCTACGTGGTGGGCGGCGGCAGCGCCGAGGTCAATATTGATCCCAAGCGTCTGGTGACGCTGCCGCAGGGGCTTAAAAACGCCGGTCTGACCCTGATAGACAACCTGGGAGGGCATAAGCTGGATGAGCAGGCCAGTGACGACATCATTAACCGTGCCGCGCAGGCAAGCGACATGGCGTTGATATCTATTGGACGCAGCTCCACTGAAGGTGCAGATCGCTACTCAATGGCTATGCACGGCGATGAAGTTGCGATGATTGAAAAGGTGGCGGCAGCTTTCCATCGGCAACATAAAAAAGTCACGGTGCTGCTTAACGTAGGGTCACCGATTGAAATCAATGGCTGGGAGGACAACGCCGATGCCGTTCTACTCACCTGGCAGCCCGGTGAGCAGGCAGGTAACGCAGTGGCAGACATCCTGACCGGTAAGGTCAATCCTTCCGGCAAGCTGCCGCTGACGTTTCCAAAACGCTTAGAGGACTCGCCGAGTTACGGCAATTATCCGGGCAACGCTAAAACCGTTAACTACGGCGAAGGTATTTACGTCGGTTATCGTTATTTTGATACCCGCCGCATTGCGCCGATGTATCCCTTTGGCTACGGGCTCTCTTACTCAATCATTGAGTATGGAAAAATCACACCACAAAGTCCGCAGTTTAACATTGATAAGCAGGGCAGCGTCCAGGTCAGCATTTCCTTGAAAAATACTTCCAAGATAGCCGCCAAGGAGGTGGTACAGCTTTATGTGCATGATGACGCTTCACGCCTCGATCGGCCGATGCAGGAGTTAAAGGCTTTTCAAAAGGTGAGCCTCCCCGCCGGCGAAGAAAAGAGTGTGACCTTTAGTCTGGATAAGCGTGCTTTCTCCTATTATGACGCGGATAAAGGCGACTGGGTGCTTGAACCCGGTAAATTCACGCTGCGTATTGGCAGTTCATCGCGTGATATTCGTGTTGAAACACCGTTATTAGTCATTTCAAAAACGCCGGCATTTTCTTTTAATACGCCGTGGATTGACATTCAAACCTATGAAAAAGCAGCCACTATTGTTGCCAGTGTCATAGGGGATGATGCAACCAATGCCTGGATTGAGGGCAGTTCAACGCTGGGTGAAAAGCTCGATGAGGCGCTGAAACTAAACCCCGAGTTTGCTCAAGACGCGTCAAAATTACAGGATGAAAAACAGGCGATTCTCAAGCAAGTCAATACGCTGTAA
- a CDS encoding amino acid permease: protein MASSEEKQGLHRGLEARHIELIALGGTIGVGLFMGAASTLKWAGPSVLLAYILAGVFVFFIMRSMGEMLHLEPVAGSFAVYAHKYLGPYFGYLTAWSYWFMWIAVGISEITAIGVYAQYWFPELPQWIPALAAVAIVAAANLAAVKLYGEMEFWFALIKITTIIVMIVVGLAVIFFGFGNHGQAIGFDNLTVHGGFFAGGWKGFLFALCIVVASYQGVELVGITAGEAKNPQVTLKRAINNILWRILIFYVGAIFVIITLFPWNEMGTHGSPFVLTFAKVGITAAAGIINFVVLTAALSGCNSGMYSCGRMLYALSQNRQLPAFLSKVSASGVPVYGIAITILCLLVGSALNYLIPNPEQVFVYVYSASVLPGMVPWFVVLVSQLRFREAHREALKSHPFKSILFPYSNYLTLAFLICVLIGMAINPDTRISLLVGGIFIAGVSLIYRVLGMSRHSH, encoded by the coding sequence ATGGCGAGTAGCGAAGAGAAGCAGGGGCTCCACCGAGGGTTGGAAGCCCGACACATCGAGTTGATAGCCTTGGGTGGGACTATCGGCGTAGGGTTGTTTATGGGCGCGGCGAGCACCCTTAAATGGGCAGGCCCGTCTGTATTGCTGGCCTATATTCTGGCCGGCGTATTTGTCTTTTTCATCATGCGTTCGATGGGCGAGATGCTGCATCTGGAGCCGGTCGCGGGATCGTTTGCCGTTTACGCGCACAAATATCTCGGACCTTACTTCGGCTATCTTACCGCCTGGAGCTATTGGTTCATGTGGATAGCGGTGGGTATCTCTGAAATCACCGCCATCGGCGTTTATGCCCAGTACTGGTTCCCCGAGCTACCCCAGTGGATACCCGCGCTGGCAGCCGTAGCTATCGTAGCTGCTGCTAACCTGGCGGCGGTCAAGCTCTACGGCGAAATGGAGTTCTGGTTTGCACTGATTAAAATCACCACCATTATTGTGATGATCGTCGTCGGTCTGGCGGTTATTTTCTTTGGCTTTGGTAATCATGGGCAGGCAATCGGTTTCGATAACCTGACTGTACACGGCGGCTTCTTTGCCGGAGGCTGGAAAGGTTTCCTGTTTGCGCTCTGTATTGTGGTCGCTTCTTATCAGGGCGTTGAGCTGGTGGGGATCACCGCCGGTGAAGCCAAAAATCCGCAGGTCACGCTTAAACGGGCAATCAACAATATCCTGTGGCGTATTCTGATTTTTTACGTCGGCGCGATTTTTGTCATTATTACTCTCTTCCCGTGGAATGAAATGGGCACCCACGGCAGCCCGTTCGTTTTAACCTTTGCCAAGGTTGGGATTACGGCAGCGGCCGGTATTATCAACTTTGTGGTGCTGACCGCGGCGCTTTCCGGCTGTAACAGCGGCATGTATAGCTGCGGGCGTATGCTCTATGCGCTGTCGCAGAACCGTCAATTGCCGGCATTTTTGTCGAAAGTCTCGGCCAGCGGTGTGCCGGTTTACGGTATCGCGATAACGATTCTGTGCTTGCTGGTGGGTTCTGCCCTGAATTACCTGATCCCCAATCCCGAGCAGGTGTTCGTTTATGTCTACAGTGCGAGCGTATTGCCGGGCATGGTGCCGTGGTTTGTGGTGCTGGTGAGTCAACTGCGTTTTCGTGAAGCGCATCGCGAGGCGCTGAAAAGTCATCCGTTTAAATCTATTTTGTTCCCTTACAGCAACTATTTGACGCTGGCTTTCCTGATTTGCGTGCTAATTGGGATGGCAATTAACCCGGATACACGAATTTCTTTGCTGGTTGGCGGTATTTTTATCGCGGGCGTCTCACTGATTTACCGGGTTCTGGGGATGAGTCGCCACAGCCACTAG
- the wecG gene encoding lipopolysaccharide N-acetylmannosaminouronosyltransferase yields MHPLSIPKYTIRGIELWGFRNIDQFRDYLLSEDGVKTGTLVAINAEKVLTIERDAQLRALIKEADYKYADGVSIAASIRRKYPQAEVERVAGADLWEALMQRAGQLGTPVFLIGGQQDVLSQTEAKLRSRWNVNIVGSQNGYFTPAERDALFERVKASGAKVVTVAMGSPRQEILMRDCRRVYPDALYMGVGGTYDVFIGAVKRAPKAWQKLGLEWLYRLIKQPSRLPRQLKLLKYVFYFYTRRL; encoded by the coding sequence ATGCATCCTCTTTCTATCCCCAAATACACCATTCGCGGCATTGAGCTGTGGGGCTTTCGCAATATTGACCAGTTCCGCGACTATCTCTTGTCTGAGGATGGCGTAAAAACGGGCACTCTGGTGGCGATAAACGCGGAAAAAGTGCTGACTATCGAGCGCGACGCACAGCTGCGCGCGCTTATAAAAGAAGCCGATTACAAGTACGCCGACGGCGTCAGCATTGCGGCGTCGATCCGCCGTAAGTATCCGCAAGCCGAGGTTGAGCGGGTCGCCGGAGCCGACCTGTGGGAAGCGCTGATGCAGCGCGCCGGACAGCTGGGTACACCGGTATTTCTGATAGGCGGCCAGCAGGACGTGCTCTCACAGACCGAAGCCAAACTGCGCAGCCGTTGGAACGTCAACATTGTTGGCAGCCAAAATGGCTACTTCACGCCGGCCGAGCGCGACGCGCTGTTCGAGCGAGTAAAGGCCAGCGGTGCCAAGGTGGTCACGGTTGCCATGGGGTCGCCGCGTCAGGAGATTCTGATGCGCGACTGCCGCAGAGTGTATCCCGATGCCCTCTATATGGGCGTTGGCGGCACCTACGACGTGTTTATCGGCGCGGTAAAACGTGCGCCCAAGGCCTGGCAAAAGCTCGGGCTGGAATGGCTGTACCGCCTGATTAAGCAGCCCAGCCGGTTACCGCGTCAGCTCAAACTGCTCAAGTACGTATTTTATTTTTATACTCGTCGCCTGTAA